GAAATTAGCTTATCCCTAAGAGGGTCACCACTTCTTCTAACCTGGACGCCTTGTTGGAGAGATTCTAGTGTAGACCTATTTGCTTCACTTGATGAACCCTCACCGTTTTGAACTCTCGGCAAAGGAGCCACCTTTTTTACTGGATCAGATCCAACCTTACCATCATCTTCCTCCCagatatcttcttcatcttcttctttctcccaaAGTCAATCATTCTCGAGATTGTAAAACCAGCTTGCTCACATTTCTTCTCAGTTGCTAATATGCTATTCCTAATATCAATCAACTCTTTCAACATGGAATCTCTGGTGTTATCACTTACATCAACCCTGATGAGAAGTGAGATCCCATCTTGAACCGAGACCAAATGCTTTTTCATCAGAAGCTTGCCCTGTTCCCTCAACACATCATTAAGTAATATTCTATCGTTTCACCGGCGATCCGGAACGGCGGAGAAGGTAAGTGTTTAGTTGTCgaagagaagaaaaacaaaacgacGTTCCCAGTGTTTGGAGATACGATTTTGTACATTTATTGGGCCAATCAATGGGCTTTATACAAAGCTCGAAAAACTCAACTCTTTTTGTCGCCAATTTTGAGTAGTACGTAGAATTCAAGCTGACATGACAAAATGATTGGCCAAGAATATTTCATCTGACGTGGCACCTCTTAGAAGCTCCAAAAATagcttcttttatatagtaggatatactagggtcggcccgcccgtagggcgggatatactttacttgtgatctcggattttaatttttgtatgatTTGGTAGTTTGTGTTTTAGATTTGCATTTGCAAGAAATGTGCAATAATGAAACACTAAAAATATATCTTCTGATATTTTATGCAATTTGGattgaataattttttataattttaactttaaaatataaaatttatctaaCGTACAAACAATTTTGTAGGTGGTTACGACCAAtgttattattatacattatttacatagatgtaataaaataaataaatatcttaattagaTATACATAATAAAAACTAGTATTGTTCGTTACTATTTActatttagtatttattttttattttatgttttataattttatgatcaaGTAATCTATGTAATCTAATAACCAATTAGAATTTTCAGAATAAATGCTATTGATTAACTTTTGACAATAgttaaattttcttttgttctatTAACTTTtgtatttggttttattaatgttagatatatatatatgtaactaacttgttatatatttaaaataatttattataatcatttatagttgaaaagaaaaggttttattttctaatcatTAGATATTTTGGTATTATTTGAAATTCTtgtatattaaatatgaaaaatatatatttcattataatTTGGATTGAATAATTGTTAGAGATTACATAGAAGAAAGCCATTAGAAAGAGAGATTACATAATGTTGTGTATATCGAGAGCATCAtgccttcttttttttaatcaaatcgaGAGCATCGTGCCATGCTCGGTGTTTCTCAAGACAATTATACCATAATCACATTCCAcctattatcatcatcatcactgccACAAACCTTTTTTTCTCTCTGAAAAAATCATTGCCACTAACTTAACAAATCCAAGTCACGTTGCTAAAGGTTAACGATTCATATTATTCACCATAATCCGCATCCGTTCTCTAGCGCATTCATCTTCTTTCATGGCAAACATCTCCAAACACACCAACCTGTACTTCACtgagaaaattaaacaaaagtgATTCAAAAGAATGAACCGATGAATTTTTGGAAGGAAacttacatatttatagtagCAAATTCACACAATTGAATGAATGATAGGATTCATTGAATGAAAGATAGTAACCGAGAAGAAGCCTTGAGTTCATCTTGTCCCACTGGTTTGAGCATCTGCAATCAGATAAAAACTTTTTACTGTAAGAGATCTGATACAAACTACATTCTAGTACAGACGCAGAGGCGATGATTGATTTCatgtaacaaaacaaaacattctTGCGAACAAAACATTCTTGCATGTATTATTCACAGTGACCTCTCACCTTTCAAACCAAAAGAATGGCAAACTTCaaaccaaaagagaaaaaaagaagagatctAATATAAGACTTTCCTAAACCACCAGGGACCAAAAGTCACTCGAAGGCCCATGCTCCTTGCGAACCTCAGTTTCTTCCTCAGGTGTGTAGTCATTCTTGATGTTAGTGCATATATCTTCTGGAATCTTGTCTATGATCATATACGCCACAGTCCTGCACGTCAGGTCAAGAAGTCTAATGATGTTCAGATATTTAGCAGCCTACAAAACAAATCATCAAAAAAGACTCAATCTTTACTCAAAATCCATCATATACCCTGAACCCTATTCGATCAGAAACCCAAATTTGATACCATCAAAAGAGTCAATCTTTCCACAAAATCAATCATACTCAAAACCATATTCGATCAAAAACCATCAAAAGACTCAATCTTtgctaaaattcaaaaatactccAAACCATAATTGGATGTCCCAATTGGATACTTACCAAGATGAGATAAAAAAGCATAGGCTGATTAACTTGGACAAACTGGCTGTCCCAATTCTTTAGCTCAGTGTCCTCCGTGTTTCCATAGATATCCTTGTCACTGGCGTTAGCTTCGTCCCACTATCCATTAATgatctcttctctctatcctcTTCACCATCATAAATGGCTTTCTCTTCATCCTTCACGGccttcatcctcctcctccttttcGCCGTCGACACGGGCACTTTTCTCCTTTTACTGTGCTGCATTCGTTTCAAACGATTGCCTTTCCTCCGGGAAGTCTTAGGTTTCCTCTCATAGACAGAGCTCATAGCGAGAGGAGTTTGATATTGTGCTCTGCAAATTTTTTTAGAGTTAATAGAATTGTGAGAAATAAACTTTAGTCAAGACTAACCTATTTCTATCTGTATATTCACCGACTGAAAGTAAGATGGGAACATCGAGTGAAGAATCGTGGAAGGAGTGAAGGAAGATGGAGTTACCAAGAACTTTAATGACACCGATCGAATCTagtcgatgaagaagaagatcagaCGACGCGACCAAACAGAGAGAGGGGATGAGAAACAGCGTTAAAAGAGAATTAGGGTTAACTTCTATGGGCTGATCCAAAACACATCACAAAACCCATATCAATTGCACACTCATTTAAATGATACGATGCGTTTGGAATCTGGGACACGTGTCGTCACGACGTCGCTCGACTTAGTGACGTGGATAGCCTAGGAGTGAAGCAAActgtactttatatataaagatatatatataaggaaaaaaaaactaattttccttttttaatggGACGCTTATATAAAAAGAAGGATTAATGTCGACAGTGGAATTTGAACCCCCGCGTTTTTACGGACCAGAACCTTAATCTGGCGTCTTAGACCAACTCGGCCATATTAACTTTGTTGTTAACCACTGAGTATCATGGTACAGATTATAAGTTAGTAACGTCAGCGTATAGAGAGATATTAAGCGGTATATTATGGGTTGGACAGTTCACTTTagttattgtttttatatatttacgtgGGTTTCTAAGCCCAAAttgaagatttttattttttaaccagaagatttgtatttttttagttaacaATCCAATATTATATGtacttaatatttaataaaaattttaattttaattattattatttaattagatttaaaattatttaaaattaataaataatttatttatgtcaccggtaaaatatatttttgggtcCACCACTGCAGGTTTTACCGGGAGtactaaaaaaaagatttaatgtCAACAATGGGTTTTGAACACACGCCCTTAGACCAACTCGGCCATGTTAACTTTGCAGGTAACTTTTGAGTATAGCGGTAAATATATGTATACCTTAGTGACGTCAGCGTATAGAGAGACATTAAGCGCTGGTTTATACGGGGAggactataaatatatatgctgAAGTCTTTTCTTCAAATCATCTCCTCTCTcatactctctttctctctcctctctctgcttctctctctctctctctctacctaAACATGACTACGAGCAACGGCGGCGATGTGGGGTCTAGGGTTTCGATTCCGGCCGATCTGCGAGAAACCTTTCAGAACATCAGGGAGTACACGGGGAAACAACATTCCGACGAGGATATCTTCTCCGTCTTCAAGGATTGCCTCAACGATCCACACGAGACCGCTCAGAAGCTCCTCTTTCTAGGTAGATTTGCCCTTAAGCTTCGTTAGGGTTTTTGTTTCCTGCTTAGCTAATTGAGTGGGCTTCTCCTAGGGTtttgaaactttgttttgtGTGTTAATAGTTCGACAGGGTTATGATGTGATGCGCTTGTGTCGAGATGAGATTTATGTTTGGTTTGGTAGGGATCAATATGCCCTGGGAATGTTCAAAGTTGGAATCTTTTTTTAACTGATATGGAATATTCTGAGTTTTGGGGTTTATGACTAGGAACTGTTGTTTGTGTTCACATGTAAGATGATGGAACTGTGAAAAGAGATTTCTTTTTTAGCTCTGATTGTGATGTGAGAAATTTGGGTTATAGAATTTGGATTCTTTATACTGTTTCAAGATTATGTATTCCTAAACTTTTCTTCTCAAGCTTTGGTTTTTGTGGCATTTTTAGTTGATTGTATTGGTCCATGTACTCATAGATTACCATATGATGTTTGGAATGTTTCAGATACCTTTCATGAGGTGAAAGGCAAAcgggagagaaagaaagaggtAAGGCTTTCTCATTGTTATTATCCTCTGTGGGCTGTGGCTAATTCATGATTACTTTGTGCTGCCTGTTGCAGAGTTTAGTGCCAAAGACAGAAGACAAGGGCAGGAATGGTCGGAGGAACTTTGCTTCAAATTATACTGGTGATTGTTGTTTTTTGTTCTCGACTAAATACTCTTTAAACTTTAGTTTCCCACGTCCATAAAACTAAGCTCTTTGTTGATTTTCAGGTGCTAATAATGGAAGAAGTGCAGGTTTTACAAGGCAGAGTGGTTCTAATCACAGAACAAGACGTCCCATGAAGTAGTATCCCATACATATCATTCCTTCTCTGTTTTTTACAGCCTTGATCGGATATTGGGCCTCCTAAAGCGATGttcgtttttttttgcaggGCGTCTAAGCCTGTGATTCCTCCAAGTGGAGTCAGTAACCCGAATATAACAGAAGAACAGCCTCCCTCCAAGTGTACTTCTTCTTCTGAGGATGTTACTGAGCTGACGAAGTCTAAAGCAAGTGAAACTGTACCTGTATCAGATTCTGTTGTACAAAACGGTACTCAGTGTGCTGTAGATGGAACTTCTAAGAGCTCACAGCAAGCATCTACTTCTTCTCAGCGATCAGCCACTTCTAATTGCGGTAGCCAGTCAGATCAAGGTACAGTTGCTCTTGATCTCTGTTGCTTCAAGTGCATTATGTATTCTTCTAGCTAAGCAGGTTTTTGTTCAGATTGTTTCCTGAGTTCGATTAGTCTCTTATTTGATACGACCTTTTGGCTTTTTTTCCTTTGTTGGAACAGTCACTAGGAGTGAGTCTGCAGGCTCAAAAGGCAATAATCAATCGCTTCTCAAGTCAGATGTTGGTGAACGGCCCCATGTAACGTTCCCTGCCCACCTTCAGGTTGCCAAAATGCTGGAAAATGGTCTGACGTTTGGGAGCTTCGATTCCAATTTTGTGAAAGAAACATGTTGTGATAATCTTACTTTTGGATGTGATGACTCCACTATCAAGTCTTCTCATGGGACAGCAGTCTATGGGGCGTCAGATAGGTTGGTGAAATGATAGCTACTTTGAGTAAATCCTCTAGTGTTGTTTCAAGTTTGCTTCTATATTCTCATGAATTGCTCAATAGTCTCAGATGAGTGAATCTTCATATACGATAATCTGTATTGAAACTTCATATAATTGCGTATTTTAATTACGATACTTTGGTTTGCAGGAAAGATATATCAACTTTTTCTCAAGATGATAATGAGATTTCGAATTCAGCACCTGAGACAGAGCTTGCGTTGCAGTCAAATCAAACTGTTCAACTTGTAGAAGGTTCCGAAGTAGATAAACTGAACGAGGAGTCTTTACCAATCAAAGACATTCACCAGGTCGGTTATGTTCCAGAGGCCCCCACACAATCTCATCATGAGGCCAACCTTTCTTGCTAGAGTATTTGAGTACAATGCTTAATCACtgacttttatattttattgataattgCAGGCTGATGTTCCATCTATCTCGTATCCTGATCAGAGTTCCATAGCAGCCTCTCAACAGGCAATGCACCTTCTCAGGCAACAATACCCTCTAAACTTTTTCCCTTACGGTCTCTATTATTCCCAACCCTTCTATATGCCGCAACCATACATTCAACAGTTCTTGACCCCAAACGGGTTCCAACAACAGTCTTACTTACCACCTCAAGATGATGCTGCACTACCTCCTGGAGATAAACTCCATTCCCCTCAGATCAAACCAGGAAACAACACTGGAAACTCTCCACCTGCCTCATTTCCATCACCATATGATTCGTACGCAGCTGCTTTTAACCACATCCCATCACCACCCACCACCGTAAACTCTACCCACAAGGAAGTAAAGAAGGAAGACGATTACACGACTGTGCCACTGGTTAGTTTTTTTCTGCCTCTCCTCTCTCAGTCATTGCGTGTTGTGCCATACACTAACATGTTTTCCATGTGTGCAGAGTCTAGCTAACCTGCAGGCCAGTGCCATGTACAACTTATCCCTTCAGGGCCAGCCATTACCTTTTCCGACCTTGCACGCTGGGTTCACAGGAATATACCAACAAACACCGCCCATACTGCAGGCTCCAACTATATCTCCGGTGACTGAACAACCAATAGGACCCCCGCTCGTAACTAATCAGCAACCCCAAGCTGCCCCCACGAATATGGACAACAACTACTAGGTCAAGCAGAGTTACTCTGAAGATACATATCAAATTGGTAAGAAGAGATATTCAGGTCTGGATTTTTTGGAGTGATTTTGTGCGTACATACTTAGGAAAGATCACCCCAAGAGGAAGTTAGTGTGTgacaagagagataaatggtGTGTCTTGGTTCTTTTGTAGACATCCATGTAGTAGTACTTTTTGAAACTGATGATGTCTGGTTCGTTTGTAGTTCTTCAgaattttacaaatataaacaAGTTGTCACATTATCGGAGCATGTTCACTCATTCTACACCATAAAAATGAATGCCCTAAAgtaattaaatttgatttttcaattttcttCTGCAAGTCAACACATGCATAAACTAAAAAATCTCAATTCCATTAAACTACAAAAGCATTGAAAGAATGTGGTCTACCAAATTAACACCATgataaaaggaaagaaaaagagaaca
The Brassica napus cultivar Da-Ae chromosome A1, Da-Ae, whole genome shotgun sequence DNA segment above includes these coding regions:
- the LOC106377522 gene encoding GBF-interacting protein 1, translating into MGFEHTPLDQLGHVNFAALVYTGRTINIYAEVFSSNHLLSHTLFLSPLSASLSLSLYLNMTTSNGGDVGSRVSIPADLRETFQNIREYTGKQHSDEDIFSVFKDCLNDPHETAQKLLFLDTFHEVKGKRERKKESLVPKTEDKGRNGRRNFASNYTGANNGRSAGFTRQSGSNHRTRRPMKASKPVIPPSGVSNPNITEEQPPSKCTSSSEDVTELTKSKASETVPVSDSVVQNGTQCAVDGTSKSSQQASTSSQRSATSNCGSQSDQVTRSESAGSKGNNQSLLKSDVGERPHVTFPAHLQVAKMLENGLTFGSFDSNFVKETCCDNLTFGCDDSTIKSSHGTAVYGASDRKDISTFSQDDNEISNSAPETELALQSNQTVQLVEGSEVDKLNEESLPIKDIHQADVPSISYPDQSSIAASQQAMHLLRQQYPLNFFPYGLYYSQPFYMPQPYIQQFLTPNGFQQQSYLPPQDDAALPPGDKLHSPQIKPGNNTGNSPPASFPSPYDSYAAAFNHIPSPPTTVNSTHKEVKKEDDYTTVPLSLANLQASAMYNLSLQGQPLPFPTLHAGFTGIYQQTPPILQAPTISPVTEQPIGPPLVTNQQPQAAPTNMDNNY